One window of the Streptomyces sp. ITFR-21 genome contains the following:
- a CDS encoding aconitase/3-isopropylmalate dehydratase large subunit family protein — MAHKVLAAHSGERTVTPGQLVVTEVDLVVMADSVFYKAAERLPDDLLKVAHPERVAVLLDHAVPAPTVKAATAHKRAREHTERLGFKYFSDVGRGGIEHQIILEQRLALPGQLIACNDSHTSAAGVLNSAARGLGMADIVQLVCTGRTWYKVSPTVLFRLEGRLPYGTYGKDVFLYIAQNFGSQEGHDVEFAGDGLATLSLDDRATLSTMCTELNANFVMMPADQLILDYVSTVTDRPYTPVSSDPDAEYAAVHTVDLGQVRPSVALPDAMNGNVRSAAEVGDQRVRVDQAFVGSCANGKLSDIKIAADIVRGRRIADHVRFLVTPASQSVYLEAVKAGYVATLVEAGALVTTSTCGACSGGHMGVLGPGETCITSSTRNYRGRMGSADARIYMGSSATVAASALTGYVTDPMPYLEALSPAVAR; from the coding sequence ATGGCGCACAAGGTTCTGGCCGCGCACAGCGGCGAGCGGACGGTCACGCCCGGCCAGTTGGTCGTGACCGAGGTCGACCTCGTCGTGATGGCGGACAGCGTCTTCTACAAGGCCGCCGAGCGGCTGCCCGACGACCTGCTCAAGGTCGCCCACCCGGAGCGGGTCGCGGTGCTGCTGGACCACGCGGTTCCCGCGCCCACCGTGAAGGCCGCCACCGCCCACAAACGGGCCCGTGAGCACACCGAGCGGCTCGGGTTCAAGTACTTCTCCGACGTCGGCCGCGGTGGCATCGAGCACCAGATCATCCTGGAACAGCGGCTCGCGCTGCCCGGTCAGCTGATCGCCTGCAACGACTCGCACACCAGCGCGGCCGGGGTGCTCAACTCCGCCGCCCGGGGGCTGGGGATGGCCGACATCGTGCAGCTCGTCTGTACCGGCCGCACCTGGTACAAGGTCTCCCCCACGGTGCTGTTCCGGCTGGAGGGCCGGCTGCCGTACGGCACGTACGGCAAGGACGTCTTCCTGTACATCGCGCAGAACTTCGGCAGCCAGGAAGGGCACGACGTCGAGTTCGCCGGCGACGGGCTGGCCACGCTGTCGCTCGACGACCGGGCCACCCTGTCCACGATGTGCACCGAGCTCAACGCCAACTTCGTGATGATGCCCGCCGACCAGCTCATCCTCGACTACGTGTCCACCGTCACCGACCGGCCGTACACCCCGGTGTCCAGCGACCCGGACGCGGAGTACGCCGCCGTCCACACCGTCGACCTCGGCCAGGTCCGCCCCTCGGTGGCGCTGCCCGACGCGATGAACGGGAACGTCAGGTCCGCCGCCGAGGTCGGGGACCAGCGGGTGCGCGTCGACCAGGCGTTCGTCGGCTCCTGTGCCAACGGCAAACTCTCCGACATCAAGATCGCCGCGGACATCGTGCGCGGCCGCCGGATCGCCGACCATGTGCGCTTCCTGGTCACCCCGGCCTCGCAGTCGGTGTACCTGGAGGCGGTCAAGGCCGGCTACGTGGCGACTCTCGTCGAGGCCGGCGCGCTGGTCACCACCTCCACCTGCGGGGCCTGCTCGGGCGGCCACATGGGCGTGCTCGGCCCCGGGGAGACCTGCATTACCTCCAGCACCCGCAACTACCGGGGCCGGATGGGCAGCGCGGACGCCCGGATCTACATGGGCTCCTCCGCGACCGTCGCGGCCTCCGCGCTGACCGGTTACGTCACCGACCCGATGCCGTACCTGGAGGCACTCAGTCCGGCGGTGGCCCGATGA
- a CDS encoding FAD-binding and (Fe-S)-binding domain-containing protein produces the protein MAAGRADEGLVAALRRAGAGEVEAGVRRRAEYGTDASNYRVVPRAVVFPREADEVPAVLEVCRSLGVPLTARGAGTSIAGNAVGEGVVLDFSRHMNRVLEVDPRARTAVVQPGAVLDAISAAAAPYGLRFGPDPSTHARATIGGSLGNNACGARALAYGRSADNTVELDVVTGGGVRFTARRLGRGGLGGAGSDGAAPSGGVGGPGGGAPGMGGLSGAGPRGGGPGRPEAELLAGLDALVRNRLALIRTEFGRFTRQVSGYSVEHLLPENGGDLAKFLVGTEGTLALLLQATVRLVQAPPHTAMAVLGYPDMATAADAVPALLPHRPVALEGMSNQLVDVLRARRGQAAVPDVLPRGGGWIFAETAGDSAAEAVAAARRLAADAGCLDAAVVTGAAARALWRIREDGAGLGGRTPAGAPAWPGWEDSAVPPGRLGPYMRELTSLMGGFGLDGLMYGHFGDGCLHVRIDFPLAEEPARFRDFMDAAAALAGRYGGSVSGEHGDGRARGALLHHMYSPQALDTLAAVKHLFDPGDVLNPGVIVRPRPVDADLRLAAAKAPPGPLAFAYPHDRGDFSTAVHRCVGVGKCRADGTGSGGVMCPSYLATRDEKDSTRGRARVLQELANGTLVDSGWRSPEIAESLDLCLSCKGCASDCPAGVDMATYKAEALHQRYRGRLRPAAHYALGWLPRWARLSARAPRLVNAVLGIGAVAALAKRGGGIDARRPLPRFATRTFRQWFGDRPAPGGAARPPVLLWADTFTDHFAPEVGRAAVRVLEHAGYDVRLTGREVCCGLTWISTGQLDGAKARLRQTLDALEPALAAGWPIVGLEPSCTAVLRGELTELLPDDPRAVRAATATRTLAELLTATPGWTPPDLTGVRGVAQPHCHQHAVLGWDADAALLRDGGAEVDAVGGCCGLAGNFGVEKGHYEVSVAVAETALLPAVRAAGQDAVVLADGFSCRTQLDQLAGLPGTHLAQLLASRLPASAPADPAR, from the coding sequence GTGGCGGCTGGCAGGGCGGACGAGGGGCTGGTCGCGGCACTGCGGCGGGCCGGGGCCGGCGAGGTGGAGGCCGGTGTCCGGCGGCGGGCCGAGTACGGGACGGACGCCTCCAACTACCGGGTGGTCCCGCGCGCCGTGGTCTTCCCGCGCGAGGCCGACGAGGTGCCGGCCGTCCTGGAGGTGTGCCGGAGCCTCGGCGTACCGCTGACCGCGCGGGGCGCCGGCACGTCGATCGCCGGGAACGCGGTGGGCGAAGGCGTCGTGCTCGACTTCTCCCGGCACATGAACCGGGTGCTGGAGGTCGACCCGCGGGCGCGGACCGCCGTGGTGCAGCCCGGGGCGGTACTGGACGCGATCAGCGCGGCGGCGGCCCCGTACGGACTGCGGTTCGGGCCGGACCCGTCGACGCACGCGCGCGCCACGATCGGCGGCTCGCTGGGCAACAACGCCTGCGGGGCGCGGGCGCTGGCGTACGGCCGCAGCGCCGACAACACGGTGGAGCTGGACGTGGTGACCGGCGGCGGCGTCCGGTTCACCGCCCGGCGGCTGGGACGCGGCGGGCTGGGGGGCGCCGGTTCGGACGGGGCCGCCCCGAGCGGCGGCGTGGGCGGGCCGGGCGGGGGCGCACCGGGCATGGGCGGCCTCAGCGGCGCCGGGCCGCGCGGGGGCGGGCCAGGGCGGCCGGAGGCGGAGCTGCTGGCCGGGCTCGACGCCCTGGTCCGCAACCGGCTCGCCCTGATCCGCACCGAGTTCGGCCGCTTCACCCGCCAGGTCTCCGGCTACTCCGTGGAACACCTGCTGCCGGAGAACGGCGGCGACCTGGCGAAGTTCCTCGTCGGCACCGAAGGCACCCTCGCGCTGCTGCTCCAGGCCACCGTCCGGCTGGTCCAGGCGCCCCCGCACACCGCGATGGCCGTGCTCGGCTACCCGGACATGGCCACCGCCGCCGACGCCGTACCGGCCCTGCTGCCGCACCGGCCGGTCGCCCTGGAGGGCATGAGCAACCAGCTGGTCGACGTGCTGCGGGCCCGGCGCGGGCAGGCGGCGGTGCCGGACGTCCTGCCGCGCGGCGGCGGCTGGATCTTCGCCGAGACCGCGGGGGACAGCGCGGCCGAGGCGGTGGCGGCGGCCCGCCGGCTGGCCGCCGACGCGGGCTGTCTGGACGCCGCGGTGGTCACCGGCGCCGCGGCCCGCGCGCTGTGGCGGATCCGGGAGGACGGCGCCGGCCTCGGCGGCCGTACCCCGGCCGGCGCACCGGCCTGGCCCGGCTGGGAGGACTCCGCGGTACCGCCTGGGCGGCTGGGCCCGTACATGCGCGAACTCACTTCGCTTATGGGCGGGTTCGGCTTGGACGGACTGATGTACGGCCACTTCGGCGACGGCTGCCTGCATGTGCGGATCGACTTCCCGCTGGCCGAAGAGCCCGCCCGCTTCCGGGACTTCATGGACGCGGCGGCGGCGCTGGCCGGCCGGTACGGCGGCTCGGTGTCCGGCGAGCACGGCGACGGCCGGGCCCGCGGCGCGCTGCTCCACCACATGTACTCGCCGCAGGCGCTGGACACGCTGGCCGCCGTCAAGCACCTCTTCGACCCCGGCGACGTGCTCAACCCCGGTGTCATCGTCCGCCCCCGCCCGGTGGACGCCGACCTGCGGCTGGCCGCCGCGAAGGCGCCGCCCGGCCCGCTCGCCTTCGCCTACCCGCACGACCGCGGTGACTTCTCCACCGCGGTGCACCGCTGCGTCGGTGTCGGCAAGTGCCGTGCGGACGGTACGGGTTCGGGCGGCGTGATGTGCCCGTCGTACCTGGCGACGCGGGACGAGAAGGACTCCACCCGCGGCCGGGCCCGGGTCCTCCAGGAGTTGGCCAACGGCACTTTGGTGGACAGCGGTTGGCGGTCGCCGGAGATCGCCGAGTCGCTGGACCTGTGCCTGTCCTGCAAGGGCTGCGCCAGCGACTGCCCGGCCGGGGTGGACATGGCCACCTACAAGGCGGAGGCCCTGCACCAGCGTTACCGCGGCCGGCTGCGGCCCGCCGCGCACTACGCCCTCGGCTGGCTGCCGCGCTGGGCCCGGCTCTCGGCCCGTGCGCCCCGGCTGGTCAACGCGGTGCTCGGCATCGGCGCGGTGGCGGCGCTGGCCAAGCGCGGCGGCGGCATCGACGCGCGGCGCCCGCTGCCGCGCTTCGCCACCCGGACGTTCCGGCAGTGGTTCGGCGACCGGCCCGCTCCGGGGGGCGCCGCCCGGCCACCGGTGCTGCTGTGGGCGGACACCTTCACCGACCACTTCGCACCGGAGGTCGGGCGGGCCGCGGTACGGGTGCTGGAGCACGCGGGCTACGACGTACGGCTCACCGGCCGTGAGGTCTGCTGCGGCCTGACCTGGATCTCCACCGGCCAGCTCGACGGCGCCAAGGCCCGGTTGCGGCAGACCCTGGACGCGCTGGAGCCGGCGCTGGCGGCCGGCTGGCCGATCGTCGGGCTGGAGCCGTCCTGCACGGCGGTGCTGCGCGGCGAGCTGACCGAGCTGCTGCCGGACGACCCGCGGGCGGTCCGCGCCGCCACGGCCACCCGCACGCTGGCCGAACTCCTCACCGCCACTCCGGGCTGGACCCCGCCGGACCTCACCGGGGTGCGCGGCGTGGCCCAACCGCACTGCCACCAGCACGCGGTGCTCGGCTGGGACGCGGACGCGGCGCTGCTGCGCGACGGCGGCGCCGAGGTGGACGCGGTCGGCGGCTGCTGCGGCCTGGCCGGCAACTTCGGCGTGGAGAAGGGTCACTACGAGGTGTCGGTGGCCGTCGCCGAGACCGCGCTGCTGCCCGCGGTCCGGGCGGCGGGACAGGACGCGGTGGTGCTCGCCGACGGCTTCTCCTGCCGCACCCAACTCGACCAGCTGGCCGGCCTCCCGGGCACCCACCTGGCCCAACTCCTGGCGTCCCGCCTGCCGGCGTCGGCTCCGGCGGACCCCGCGCGGTAG
- a CDS encoding SDR family oxidoreductase, whose amino-acid sequence MDLGLKGRVALVCASTGGLGLASAQALAEEGAAVAVTGRRAERAAGIAAGLGHAVGIGVDLTAPDAADTLVDTVTAALGPVDVLVLNGPGPAPGTAADLEPEDMVRAVTRLAAGHVALVRRVLPGMRERGWGRIVAIGSSGVAAPIPGLVSSNAGRAALAGYLKTLAGEVAADGVTVNLALPGRIATDRVAFLDREQAERTGRGADEVRAAAETAIPAGRYGRPDEFGTLVAFLSSTRASYITGSAVRCDGGLISGL is encoded by the coding sequence ATGGATTTGGGACTCAAGGGCCGGGTGGCCCTGGTGTGCGCCTCGACCGGCGGCCTCGGCCTGGCGAGCGCGCAGGCGCTGGCCGAGGAGGGCGCCGCCGTGGCGGTCACCGGCCGCCGGGCCGAGCGGGCCGCCGGCATCGCCGCCGGCCTGGGGCACGCGGTCGGCATCGGGGTGGACCTCACCGCGCCGGACGCCGCGGACACCCTGGTGGACACGGTCACCGCCGCCCTCGGCCCGGTGGACGTCCTGGTCCTCAACGGCCCCGGCCCCGCGCCCGGGACCGCCGCCGACCTGGAGCCCGAGGACATGGTGCGGGCCGTCACCCGGCTCGCCGCCGGCCATGTCGCCCTAGTCCGCCGCGTACTGCCCGGTATGCGGGAGCGCGGCTGGGGCCGGATCGTGGCCATCGGTTCCAGCGGGGTGGCCGCGCCGATCCCCGGCCTGGTCTCCTCCAACGCCGGCCGCGCCGCACTGGCCGGCTACCTCAAGACGCTGGCGGGCGAGGTGGCCGCGGACGGGGTCACCGTCAACCTGGCGCTGCCGGGCCGCATCGCCACCGACCGGGTGGCGTTCCTCGACCGCGAGCAGGCCGAGCGCACCGGCCGCGGCGCCGACGAGGTGCGGGCGGCGGCCGAGACGGCGATTCCCGCCGGCAGGTATGGCAGGCCCGACGAGTTCGGTACGCTCGTAGCCTTTCTCAGCAGCACCCGCGCCTCATACATCACCGGCTCGGCCGTCCGCTGCGACGGCGGGCTGATCAGCGGTCTCTGA
- a CDS encoding aldehyde dehydrogenase family protein: MTADVPTSIPGSTALLQHRIGDRLLGEPAAERRNPARPDDVVAAAPDGDADTVDQAVEAAGRAQPGWAALPAPARGAVLLRAGDLMSARRDRITADLVREEGKTWAEAYGEVGRAIEILRFYGGEGWRGRGELVPAGTARTMAYTRREPLGVVGVITPWNFPIAIPAWKTAPALISGNAVVLKPAGLTPLSAWHLAQALSDAGLPPGVLNLVYGPGGSVGGAIARHRGLAAVSFTGSNDVGRLIERQVQERGARILLEMGGKNPLVVLDDADPEVAASIAAQSGFGVTGQACTATSRVICTPGIHDRLVAALAAQAARYRPGDGLDRSVLMGPVVSASQMRSDLEWLRIAAEEGAQAVVAGGQSGAAGQFLDPTVLVGVKPSHRVAQEEVFGPVVSVLAADNPDQAVDIANDIPFGLSAGIVTNDLRQAHRFIERIQAGIVKVNRPTSGVDPNVPFGGVKESSTNTYREQGAGATDFYTWTKSVYLGFDEG, translated from the coding sequence ATGACGGCAGACGTTCCGACTTCGATCCCCGGCAGCACCGCGCTGCTCCAGCACCGCATCGGTGACCGCCTCCTGGGGGAACCCGCGGCGGAACGGCGCAATCCGGCACGGCCGGACGACGTGGTGGCCGCGGCCCCCGACGGTGACGCCGACACCGTGGACCAGGCGGTGGAGGCCGCCGGCCGCGCCCAGCCCGGCTGGGCCGCGCTGCCCGCGCCGGCCCGGGGCGCGGTCCTGCTGCGGGCCGGCGACCTCATGTCCGCCCGGCGCGACCGGATCACCGCCGACCTGGTCCGTGAGGAGGGCAAGACCTGGGCCGAGGCGTACGGCGAAGTCGGCCGCGCCATCGAGATCCTGCGGTTCTACGGCGGCGAGGGCTGGCGCGGGCGCGGGGAGTTGGTGCCGGCCGGCACCGCGCGCACCATGGCGTACACCCGCCGCGAACCGCTGGGCGTCGTCGGCGTCATCACGCCCTGGAACTTCCCGATCGCCATCCCCGCCTGGAAGACCGCTCCCGCGCTGATCTCCGGCAACGCGGTGGTGCTCAAGCCCGCCGGGCTGACACCGCTGTCCGCCTGGCACCTGGCCCAGGCGCTCTCCGACGCGGGGTTGCCGCCGGGAGTCCTCAACCTCGTCTACGGGCCCGGCGGTTCGGTCGGCGGTGCGATCGCCCGCCACCGGGGCCTGGCCGCCGTGTCGTTCACCGGTTCCAACGACGTGGGCCGCCTGATCGAGCGGCAGGTCCAGGAGCGCGGCGCCCGGATCCTGCTGGAGATGGGCGGAAAGAACCCGCTGGTCGTGCTGGACGACGCCGATCCCGAAGTTGCCGCCTCGATCGCCGCACAGAGCGGCTTCGGCGTCACGGGCCAGGCGTGCACCGCCACCAGCCGGGTCATCTGCACCCCCGGCATCCACGACCGGCTGGTGGCAGCGCTGGCCGCGCAGGCGGCGCGCTACCGGCCCGGCGACGGCCTGGACCGGAGCGTGCTGATGGGGCCGGTGGTCAGCGCCTCGCAGATGCGCTCCGACCTGGAGTGGCTGCGCATCGCCGCGGAGGAGGGCGCGCAGGCCGTGGTGGCGGGCGGACAGTCCGGCGCCGCCGGGCAGTTCCTCGACCCCACGGTGCTGGTCGGCGTCAAGCCGTCGCACCGGGTGGCCCAGGAGGAGGTCTTCGGCCCGGTGGTGAGCGTGCTCGCCGCCGACAACCCCGACCAGGCGGTGGACATCGCCAACGACATCCCGTTCGGCCTTTCCGCGGGCATCGTCACCAACGACCTGCGGCAGGCACACCGTTTCATCGAGCGCATCCAGGCGGGCATCGTCAAGGTCAACCGGCCCACGAGCGGCGTCGACCCCAACGTGCCCTTCGGCGGGGTGAAGGAGTCCTCCACCAACACGTACCGCGAACAGGGCGCGGGGGCCACGGACTTCTACACCTGGACGAAGTCGGTGTATCTGGGATTCGACGAGGGATGA
- a CDS encoding 3-isopropylmalate dehydratase yields MTGAGSRTDVRGITGRAWVMPQDYINTDAIMPRRGYDLAPREQDLLVLQTVRPGWAEQVRPGDILVTGRNFGTGSSRPAVTLLSRLGIVALVGESISEIFFRNCVSYAMPALELPGVLGLVTEGDTVRVDIGSGRLENLATGRAAQGAAMPAALLETIAVGGAYVQLRAEGYMGQETQA; encoded by the coding sequence ATGACCGGCGCGGGCAGCCGTACGGACGTGCGTGGCATCACCGGGCGCGCCTGGGTCATGCCGCAGGACTACATCAACACCGACGCGATCATGCCGCGCCGGGGATACGACCTCGCCCCGCGCGAACAGGACCTGCTCGTCCTGCAGACCGTGCGGCCCGGCTGGGCCGAGCAGGTCCGCCCCGGCGACATCCTCGTCACCGGCCGGAACTTCGGCACCGGGTCGAGCCGGCCCGCGGTCACCCTGCTGTCCCGGCTCGGCATCGTCGCCCTGGTCGGCGAGTCGATCTCGGAGATCTTCTTCCGCAACTGCGTCAGCTACGCCATGCCCGCCCTCGAACTGCCCGGCGTCCTCGGCCTGGTGACCGAGGGCGACACCGTACGCGTCGACATCGGCAGCGGACGGCTGGAGAACCTCGCCACGGGCCGCGCCGCACAGGGCGCCGCGATGCCCGCCGCCCTGCTGGAGACCATCGCCGTCGGCGGCGCGTACGTCCAGCTCAGGGCCGAAGGCTACATGGGACAGGAGACCCAGGCATGA
- a CDS encoding GntR family transcriptional regulator codes for MTTTAVQPVGLRPQSLTEIAFDRIRDAIVNRTLQPGTRISESMLSEMLQTSKTPVREALLRLCHVGLVEPTTRGLRVIMPNRDLIRDAYELRSGLEGSAARTAAARADTAQRQAIVSAAKNSLDSARSQDAAGFGQWDTSFHSVVAQSTGNRLLAKAVDESLVLAFTLRSRDVLTLDDSVHCGQQHVDIAKAIKAGDAEAAARGMHDHIAQVMATVLAAADR; via the coding sequence ATGACCACTACGGCGGTCCAGCCGGTCGGCCTGCGGCCGCAGAGCCTGACAGAGATCGCGTTCGACCGGATCCGGGACGCGATCGTGAACCGGACCCTGCAGCCCGGTACCCGGATCAGCGAGTCGATGCTGAGCGAGATGCTGCAGACCAGCAAGACGCCGGTACGCGAGGCGCTGCTGCGGCTGTGCCACGTAGGGCTGGTCGAGCCCACCACCCGCGGTCTGCGGGTGATCATGCCCAACCGGGACCTGATCCGGGACGCCTACGAACTGCGCAGCGGCCTGGAGGGCAGCGCGGCCCGTACCGCGGCGGCCCGCGCCGACACCGCGCAGCGGCAGGCCATCGTGAGCGCGGCGAAGAACTCGCTGGACTCCGCGCGTTCCCAGGACGCGGCGGGATTCGGCCAATGGGACACCAGCTTCCACAGCGTGGTGGCGCAGTCGACCGGCAACCGGCTGCTGGCCAAGGCGGTCGACGAGTCGCTGGTACTCGCCTTCACGCTGCGCTCACGCGATGTGCTGACCCTGGACGACTCGGTGCACTGCGGACAGCAGCACGTGGACATCGCCAAGGCCATCAAGGCCGGTGACGCGGAGGCGGCGGCGCGGGGGATGCACGACCACATCGCGCAGGTGATGGCCACCGTGCTGGCGGCGGCGGACCGGTAG
- a CDS encoding fumarylacetoacetate hydrolase family protein → MQLATIRESGLDVAVALDPPRGLVRLTDLTEPIEGGVLDVLASVPPDRFVERVAATPADRFSPTAGHALTAPYRRPHKIWGIGLNYRAHADDLGAGYPDEPASFIKADHTVIGPGEPIPLPRQSHRVTAEAELGLVIGSYTRDVAEQDAVARLWGVCPVLDQTAEDILQRNPRFLTRSKNFPGFFSFGPGITPIGEVLARFGSLAAIEVATVRNGEVWRSGAVADMIFGPEFLVSFHSRVMPLYPGDIISSGTPGAAVIADGDTAECRIAGIGVLSNPVSG, encoded by the coding sequence ATGCAGTTGGCCACCATCCGCGAGAGCGGCCTGGACGTCGCGGTCGCTCTCGACCCGCCGCGCGGCCTGGTCCGGCTGACCGATCTCACCGAGCCGATCGAAGGCGGGGTCCTGGACGTACTGGCGTCGGTGCCGCCGGACCGGTTCGTCGAGCGGGTGGCCGCGACGCCAGCGGACCGCTTCTCGCCGACCGCCGGCCATGCGCTGACCGCGCCGTACCGCCGACCGCACAAGATCTGGGGCATCGGGCTCAACTACCGTGCGCACGCCGACGATCTGGGCGCCGGGTACCCCGACGAGCCGGCGTCCTTCATCAAGGCGGACCACACCGTGATCGGCCCGGGTGAACCGATCCCACTGCCCCGGCAGAGCCACCGGGTCACCGCGGAGGCCGAACTCGGCCTGGTCATCGGCTCGTACACCCGCGACGTGGCCGAGCAGGACGCGGTCGCCCGGCTGTGGGGCGTCTGCCCGGTGCTCGACCAGACCGCCGAGGACATTTTGCAGCGCAACCCGCGGTTCCTCACCCGGTCCAAGAACTTCCCGGGCTTCTTCTCCTTCGGTCCCGGCATCACCCCGATCGGCGAGGTGCTGGCCCGGTTCGGCTCGCTCGCCGCGATCGAGGTGGCCACCGTGCGCAACGGCGAGGTGTGGCGGTCCGGCGCCGTGGCCGACATGATCTTCGGCCCGGAGTTCCTGGTCAGCTTCCACAGCCGGGTGATGCCGCTCTACCCGGGCGACATCATCTCCTCGGGCACCCCCGGCGCCGCGGTGATCGCGGACGGCGACACCGCCGAGTGCCGGATCGCCGGCATCGGGGTGCTCAGCAATCCGGTGTCGGGCTGA